A window of Festucalex cinctus isolate MCC-2025b chromosome 6, RoL_Fcin_1.0, whole genome shotgun sequence contains these coding sequences:
- the LOC144020537 gene encoding uncharacterized protein LOC144020537: MDDHIYWKQRTPKRKRPDGRLRDKFRIYIGAAFGRWRDLKSKRGLESDAALAFFLLDWYDNMTTRTSGGCPFLTNNKESSDGYDCKLQVSILQGSLPSDTPEQRAAPVESRLHQHDPEKTVKSEPEDEHNIDEQLPEPKQEPCGPHEDDSKFPTRESKWTIAEEMNVAQVTVLVCDPLGDSSVESNNSQKEPDACVKCGETSENKNFLRTHECIKEESLHEDSESDASPYDDITKEEESDPDYIPGKCVWNHKKNKRSSEQRPLPNSKKDNLASKTPESLSNVGDTPSLLSGESNWTISEAMSESRVTVRLCDMMKNRPVESNNSRIESDAYPECGKTSENQDLLKSHESSQEESFDKDAVMSPSRPTGTTVEQDSDPDYSPGDSNWEHKGLKRSSEQCPSPNTKKDDLSSDSSESESESESESESESESLSDVGASLLISEEITKSKPGDRLQNALDQQQRGPKKTFDCPDCEKSFPRNAGLQRHLVIHTGKRPFKCIICARGFTQAGNLKTHMKVHKGAPNWKLAKKQSPVKNPAVIVHMCGECGMDFPQREQLEEHRTSHKKPFACPDCNKSFKEHMSLVLHSHVHTGELPFPCNECDKAYVTPGGLKAHKRKHCGVRNYHCKQCGKAFFQPSHLKVHLRTHSGERPHQCPICRKSYSRAGILTVHLRVHTGEKPYMCDICGKSFSFYQNFNAHKMTHGKKPKPPTRPLGRPKRKVANNQ; the protein is encoded by the exons ATGGATGACCACATCTATTGGAAGCAACGCACACCTAAACGAAAACGTCCCGACGGAAGACTTCGCGACAAATTCAGAATTTACATTGGCGCTGCTTTTGGCAGATGGAGAGACCTGAAGAGCAAACGAGGTCTGGAAAGTGATGCTGCACTCGCTTTCTTTCTGCTTGACTG GTATGATAATATGACTACCAGAACATCTGGAGGATGTCCCTTTTTGACCAATAACAAGGAGTCGTCAGATGGCTATGATTGTAAACTTCAGGTGTCCATTCTTCAGGGGAGTCTCCCGTCTGACACTCCAGAGCAACGGGCGGCACCTGTAGAGTCGCGATTACACCAACATGATCCAG AGAAAACCGTAAAATCAGAACCCGAGGATGAACACAACATTGATGAGCAGCTTCCAGAACCAAAGCAGGAGCCATGCGGACCCCATGAAGACGACTCAAAATTCCCCACCC GAGAGTCAAAGTGGACGATAGCTGAGGAGATGAACGTGGCACAAGTGACCGTCCTTGTGTGTGATCCTCTCGGGGATAGTTCGGTGGAAAGCAACAACAGTCAGAAGGAGCCTGACGCTTGTGTCAAATGTGGCGAGACGtcagaaaacaaaaacttctTAAGAACCCACGAGTGCATCAAAGAAGAATCTTTACACGAGGACTCTGAATCAGATGCGTCGCcttatgatgacatcacaaaggaggAGGAGAGCGATCCAGACTACATACCCGGCAAGTGTGTTTg GAATCACAAGAAGAACAAAAGATCTTCAGAGCAACGTCCCTTGCCGAACTCCAAGAAAGACAATCTCGCATCTAAAACACCAGAGTCATTATCAAATGTTGGAGACACACCATCATTACTTTCTG GAGAGTCAAACTGGACGATATCTGAGGCGATGAGTGAGTCACGAGTGACGGTTCGCCTCTGTGATATGATGAAGAATAGACCAGTGGAAAGCAACAACAGTCGCATTGAATCTGACGCTTATCCCGAATGTGGCAAGACGTCAGAAAACCAAGACTTGTTAAAATCCCACGAGAGCTCCCAAGAGGAATCTTTTGACAAAGACGCCGTTATGTCGCCATCACGTCCTACTGGCACCACAGTGGAGCAGGACAGTGACCCAGACTACTCACCAGGCGATAGTAACTG GGAGCACAAGGGGCTTAAGAGATCTTCAGAGCAATGTCCCTCGCCGAACACCAAGAAAGACGATCTCTCGTCTGACTCTTCAGAGTCAGAATCAGAATCAGAATCAGAATCAGAGTCAGAGTCAGAGTCCTTATCAGATGTTGGAGCCTCGCTCTTAATTTCTG AGGAAATCACCAAGTCCAAACCTGGCGATCGCCTTCAAAATGCGTTGGACCAGCAGCAGCGTGGACCCAAGAAGACCTTCGACTGTCCGGACTGTGAAAAATCATTCCCACGTAACGCAGGCCTGCAGCGCCATCTTGTCATCCACACAGGGAAAAGACCTTTCAAGTGCATCATATGCGCAAGAGGATTCACGCAGGCTGGGAACCTCAAAACACACATGAAGGTTCACAAAG gagctccaaactggaagTTAGCGAAGAAGCAGAGTCCCGTTAAAAACCCAGCAGTGATAGTTCACATGTGTGGAGAGTGTGGAATGGACTTTCCGCAGAGAGAGCAACTGGAGGAACACCGCACGAGTCACAAGAAGCCTTTCGCCTGTCCCGACTGCAACAAGTCGTTCAAAGAGCATATGTCCTTAGTACTCCACAGCCACGTTCACACCGGCGAATTGCCGTTCCCCTGCAACGAGTGCGACAAGGCTTACGTCACGCCGGGTGGTCTCAAAGCGCACAAGAGGAAGCACTGCGGCGTAAGGAACTACCATTGCAAGCAGTGCGGCAAGGCCTTCTTCCAACCATCCCACCTGAAAGTGCACCTCCGGACTCACAGTGGGGAGCGGCCTCATCAGTGCCCCATATGCAGGAAAAGCTACTCCAGGGCGGGAATCCTCACAGTGCACCTGAGGGTTCACACCGGAGAGAAACCATACATGTGCGATATATGCGGGAAGTCCTTTAGTTTCTACCAAAATTTTAACGCACATAAAATGACCCATGGCAAAAAACCCAAACCACCAACGAGACCTTTGGGGAGACCAAAACGCAAAGTGGCAAATAATCAGTAA
- the LOC144020539 gene encoding bifunctional apoptosis regulator-like isoform X2 has product MLSARTGNASFSSSFVSDYSISFEFAGGTSANCKRTTTSPVGGGTVSPQNAWTEFTISQPGRTGRRPLPIAVFQERPNLGARLLLPLLLRCPGEPHHLDLRPQLLPPLSGPVVGVLSQERVSRVPPEVGGLSQSQHTAEATDKLFSEAVQRRRAEIHDNPKITRILLAFERYGDNLGKSRTKQYKVVGFVFSAVFAVLLSVAVSLLLYQWSSSHEVEQEDQLVSQSVVQWTPEEMIFWLEHLGPGLSSKSFQPGSPDDRMLMLLEEKELLKPPYHVQNQAYRDAILTGLYRLQTLERRPQNLWEYKAANSGKSLFLLYAMKRSPRLTLFYLYLFDYSETFLPFLHTCCPSIALASQPVESLPSNAQTEPNWQQWSEFMVKYFLLPYLLIAEFAWHWLSVHYWSSCFVIVHAVLLSMLECCSLWRLWTTARIRTLPAMMWNHVWTNLSQGIAFGLMWPLMPQLVCNCFFYWALYVSPLMNIDLLVHQLRHPGTAMH; this is encoded by the exons ATGCTCTCTGCCCGCACCGGAAacgcttctttttcttcttcctttgttTCAG ATTACAGTATTTCGTTTGAGTTCGCTGGTGGGACATCTGCAAACTGCAAGCGGACCACGACGTCACCAGTCGGCGGTGGCACGGTCTCCCCCCAAA ATGCATGGACGGAATTCACCATCTCGCAACCTGGAAGGACAGGAAGGAGACCCCTCCCCATCGCAGTCTTCCAAGAACGACCAAATCTCGGAGCAAGACTTCTCCTGCCACTGCTGCTTCGATGTCCTGGTGAACCCCACCACCTTGACCTGCGGCCACAACTACTGCCGCCACTGTCTGGCCCTGTGGTGGGAGTCCTCTCGCAAGAACGAGTGTCCCGAGTGCCGCCAGAGGTGGGAGGGCTTTCCCAAAGTCAACATACTGCTGAG GCAACTGACAAGTTGTTCAGCGAGGCTGTGCAGCGGAGGCGAGCGGAGATCCACGACAACCCCAAAATCACCCGAATTCTACTGGCGTTTGAGAG ATATGGCGACAATCTGGGCAAGTCAAGGACCAAGCAGTACAAAGTGGTGGGCTTCGTCTTCTCTGCGGTCTTCGCCGTGCTCTTGTCTGTGGCG GTGTCGTTGCTGTTGTATCAGTGGAGCAGCAGCCATGAAGTGGAGCAAGAGGACCAGTTGGTCAGTCAGTCTGTGGTGCAATGGACGCCAGAAGAAATGATTTTCTGGCTGGAGCACTTGGGACCTGGACTGTCCAGCAAGTCCTTCCAGCCGGGCAGTCCCGATGACag GATGCTGATGTTGCTGGAGGAGAAGGAGTTGTTGAAGCCGCCTTACCACGTCCAAAATCAGGCTTACCGAGACGCCATTCTGACTGGACTGTATAGGCTTCAAACCCTAGAACGAAGACCTCAGAACCTGTGGGAATACAAG GCAGCCAATTCAGGGAAGTCTCTGTTCCTGCTCTACGCCATGAAGCGCTCCCCTCGCCTAACGCTTTTCTACTTGTACTTATTTGACTACTCGGAAACCTTCCTGCCCTTCTTGCACACCTGCTGCCCGTCCATTGCGCTTGCAAGTCAACCAGTGGAGAGCCTGCCCTCCAACGCACAG ACGGAACCCAACTGGCAACAGTGGAGTGAGTTCATGGTCAAGTACTTCCTGCTCCCATACCTGCTCATCGCTGAGTTTGCCTGGCATTGGCTGTCCGTCCACTACTGGAGCTCTTGCTTCGTCATCGTCCATGCTGTGCTGCTGTCAATGTTGGAGTGCTGCTCGCTGTGGAGACTTTGGACCACAGCTAGAATCAG gACACTCCCTGCTATGATGTGGAACCACGTGTGGACAAATTTGTCTCAGGGAATCGCCTTCGGGCTCATGTGGCCTCTGATGCCCCAGCTGGTTTGCAACTGCTTCTTCTACTGGGCCCTCTACGTCAGCCCCCTCATGAACATAGACCTGTTGGTGCACCAACTTAGGCACCCGGGAACGGCGATGCATTAA
- the LOC144020539 gene encoding bifunctional apoptosis regulator-like isoform X1, translating into MAPSTWRCFESPPNTPRKRKMTRWRLRVLGKVHRADSCRRHYSLSQITVFRLSSLVGHLQTASGPRRHQSAVARSPPKMHGRNSPSRNLEGQEGDPSPSQSSKNDQISEQDFSCHCCFDVLVNPTTLTCGHNYCRHCLALWWESSRKNECPECRQRWEGFPKVNILLRQATDKLFSEAVQRRRAEIHDNPKITRILLAFERYGDNLGKSRTKQYKVVGFVFSAVFAVLLSVAVSLLLYQWSSSHEVEQEDQLVSQSVVQWTPEEMIFWLEHLGPGLSSKSFQPGSPDDRMLMLLEEKELLKPPYHVQNQAYRDAILTGLYRLQTLERRPQNLWEYKAANSGKSLFLLYAMKRSPRLTLFYLYLFDYSETFLPFLHTCCPSIALASQPVESLPSNAQTEPNWQQWSEFMVKYFLLPYLLIAEFAWHWLSVHYWSSCFVIVHAVLLSMLECCSLWRLWTTARIRTLPAMMWNHVWTNLSQGIAFGLMWPLMPQLVCNCFFYWALYVSPLMNIDLLVHQLRHPGTAMH; encoded by the exons ATGGCTCCCTCCACGTGGAGGTGTTTTGAATCCCCACCCAACACAccgaggaagaggaagatgacACGCTGGCGTCTCCGTGTACTTGGGAAAGTACACAGAGCTGATTCATGTCGACGTCATTACTCTCTTTCACAGATTACAGTATTTCGTTTGAGTTCGCTGGTGGGACATCTGCAAACTGCAAGCGGACCACGACGTCACCAGTCGGCGGTGGCACGGTCTCCCCCCAAA ATGCATGGACGGAATTCACCATCTCGCAACCTGGAAGGACAGGAAGGAGACCCCTCCCCATCGCAGTCTTCCAAGAACGACCAAATCTCGGAGCAAGACTTCTCCTGCCACTGCTGCTTCGATGTCCTGGTGAACCCCACCACCTTGACCTGCGGCCACAACTACTGCCGCCACTGTCTGGCCCTGTGGTGGGAGTCCTCTCGCAAGAACGAGTGTCCCGAGTGCCGCCAGAGGTGGGAGGGCTTTCCCAAAGTCAACATACTGCTGAG ACAGGCAACTGACAAGTTGTTCAGCGAGGCTGTGCAGCGGAGGCGAGCGGAGATCCACGACAACCCCAAAATCACCCGAATTCTACTGGCGTTTGAGAG ATATGGCGACAATCTGGGCAAGTCAAGGACCAAGCAGTACAAAGTGGTGGGCTTCGTCTTCTCTGCGGTCTTCGCCGTGCTCTTGTCTGTGGCG GTGTCGTTGCTGTTGTATCAGTGGAGCAGCAGCCATGAAGTGGAGCAAGAGGACCAGTTGGTCAGTCAGTCTGTGGTGCAATGGACGCCAGAAGAAATGATTTTCTGGCTGGAGCACTTGGGACCTGGACTGTCCAGCAAGTCCTTCCAGCCGGGCAGTCCCGATGACag GATGCTGATGTTGCTGGAGGAGAAGGAGTTGTTGAAGCCGCCTTACCACGTCCAAAATCAGGCTTACCGAGACGCCATTCTGACTGGACTGTATAGGCTTCAAACCCTAGAACGAAGACCTCAGAACCTGTGGGAATACAAG GCAGCCAATTCAGGGAAGTCTCTGTTCCTGCTCTACGCCATGAAGCGCTCCCCTCGCCTAACGCTTTTCTACTTGTACTTATTTGACTACTCGGAAACCTTCCTGCCCTTCTTGCACACCTGCTGCCCGTCCATTGCGCTTGCAAGTCAACCAGTGGAGAGCCTGCCCTCCAACGCACAG ACGGAACCCAACTGGCAACAGTGGAGTGAGTTCATGGTCAAGTACTTCCTGCTCCCATACCTGCTCATCGCTGAGTTTGCCTGGCATTGGCTGTCCGTCCACTACTGGAGCTCTTGCTTCGTCATCGTCCATGCTGTGCTGCTGTCAATGTTGGAGTGCTGCTCGCTGTGGAGACTTTGGACCACAGCTAGAATCAG gACACTCCCTGCTATGATGTGGAACCACGTGTGGACAAATTTGTCTCAGGGAATCGCCTTCGGGCTCATGTGGCCTCTGATGCCCCAGCTGGTTTGCAACTGCTTCTTCTACTGGGCCCTCTACGTCAGCCCCCTCATGAACATAGACCTGTTGGTGCACCAACTTAGGCACCCGGGAACGGCGATGCATTAA
- the LOC144020539 gene encoding bifunctional apoptosis regulator-like isoform X3 has product MSTSLLSFTDYSISFEFAGGTSANCKRTTTSPVGGGTVSPQNAWTEFTISQPGRTGRRPLPIAVFQERPNLGARLLLPLLLRCPGEPHHLDLRPQLLPPLSGPVVGVLSQERVSRVPPEVGGLSQSQHTAEATDKLFSEAVQRRRAEIHDNPKITRILLAFERYGDNLGKSRTKQYKVVGFVFSAVFAVLLSVAVSLLLYQWSSSHEVEQEDQLVSQSVVQWTPEEMIFWLEHLGPGLSSKSFQPGSPDDRMLMLLEEKELLKPPYHVQNQAYRDAILTGLYRLQTLERRPQNLWEYKAANSGKSLFLLYAMKRSPRLTLFYLYLFDYSETFLPFLHTCCPSIALASQPVESLPSNAQTEPNWQQWSEFMVKYFLLPYLLIAEFAWHWLSVHYWSSCFVIVHAVLLSMLECCSLWRLWTTARIRTLPAMMWNHVWTNLSQGIAFGLMWPLMPQLVCNCFFYWALYVSPLMNIDLLVHQLRHPGTAMH; this is encoded by the exons ATGTCGACGTCATTACTCTCTTTCACAGATTACAGTATTTCGTTTGAGTTCGCTGGTGGGACATCTGCAAACTGCAAGCGGACCACGACGTCACCAGTCGGCGGTGGCACGGTCTCCCCCCAAA ATGCATGGACGGAATTCACCATCTCGCAACCTGGAAGGACAGGAAGGAGACCCCTCCCCATCGCAGTCTTCCAAGAACGACCAAATCTCGGAGCAAGACTTCTCCTGCCACTGCTGCTTCGATGTCCTGGTGAACCCCACCACCTTGACCTGCGGCCACAACTACTGCCGCCACTGTCTGGCCCTGTGGTGGGAGTCCTCTCGCAAGAACGAGTGTCCCGAGTGCCGCCAGAGGTGGGAGGGCTTTCCCAAAGTCAACATACTGCTGAG GCAACTGACAAGTTGTTCAGCGAGGCTGTGCAGCGGAGGCGAGCGGAGATCCACGACAACCCCAAAATCACCCGAATTCTACTGGCGTTTGAGAG ATATGGCGACAATCTGGGCAAGTCAAGGACCAAGCAGTACAAAGTGGTGGGCTTCGTCTTCTCTGCGGTCTTCGCCGTGCTCTTGTCTGTGGCG GTGTCGTTGCTGTTGTATCAGTGGAGCAGCAGCCATGAAGTGGAGCAAGAGGACCAGTTGGTCAGTCAGTCTGTGGTGCAATGGACGCCAGAAGAAATGATTTTCTGGCTGGAGCACTTGGGACCTGGACTGTCCAGCAAGTCCTTCCAGCCGGGCAGTCCCGATGACag GATGCTGATGTTGCTGGAGGAGAAGGAGTTGTTGAAGCCGCCTTACCACGTCCAAAATCAGGCTTACCGAGACGCCATTCTGACTGGACTGTATAGGCTTCAAACCCTAGAACGAAGACCTCAGAACCTGTGGGAATACAAG GCAGCCAATTCAGGGAAGTCTCTGTTCCTGCTCTACGCCATGAAGCGCTCCCCTCGCCTAACGCTTTTCTACTTGTACTTATTTGACTACTCGGAAACCTTCCTGCCCTTCTTGCACACCTGCTGCCCGTCCATTGCGCTTGCAAGTCAACCAGTGGAGAGCCTGCCCTCCAACGCACAG ACGGAACCCAACTGGCAACAGTGGAGTGAGTTCATGGTCAAGTACTTCCTGCTCCCATACCTGCTCATCGCTGAGTTTGCCTGGCATTGGCTGTCCGTCCACTACTGGAGCTCTTGCTTCGTCATCGTCCATGCTGTGCTGCTGTCAATGTTGGAGTGCTGCTCGCTGTGGAGACTTTGGACCACAGCTAGAATCAG gACACTCCCTGCTATGATGTGGAACCACGTGTGGACAAATTTGTCTCAGGGAATCGCCTTCGGGCTCATGTGGCCTCTGATGCCCCAGCTGGTTTGCAACTGCTTCTTCTACTGGGCCCTCTACGTCAGCCCCCTCATGAACATAGACCTGTTGGTGCACCAACTTAGGCACCCGGGAACGGCGATGCATTAA
- the LOC144020539 gene encoding bifunctional apoptosis regulator-like isoform X5 translates to MHAWTEFTISQPGRTGRRPLPIAVFQERPNLGARLLLPLLLRCPGEPHHLDLRPQLLPPLSGPVVGVLSQERVSRVPPEVGGLSQSQHTAEATDKLFSEAVQRRRAEIHDNPKITRILLAFERYGDNLGKSRTKQYKVVGFVFSAVFAVLLSVAVSLLLYQWSSSHEVEQEDQLVSQSVVQWTPEEMIFWLEHLGPGLSSKSFQPGSPDDRMLMLLEEKELLKPPYHVQNQAYRDAILTGLYRLQTLERRPQNLWEYKAANSGKSLFLLYAMKRSPRLTLFYLYLFDYSETFLPFLHTCCPSIALASQPVESLPSNAQTEPNWQQWSEFMVKYFLLPYLLIAEFAWHWLSVHYWSSCFVIVHAVLLSMLECCSLWRLWTTARIRTLPAMMWNHVWTNLSQGIAFGLMWPLMPQLVCNCFFYWALYVSPLMNIDLLVHQLRHPGTAMH, encoded by the exons ATGC ATGCATGGACGGAATTCACCATCTCGCAACCTGGAAGGACAGGAAGGAGACCCCTCCCCATCGCAGTCTTCCAAGAACGACCAAATCTCGGAGCAAGACTTCTCCTGCCACTGCTGCTTCGATGTCCTGGTGAACCCCACCACCTTGACCTGCGGCCACAACTACTGCCGCCACTGTCTGGCCCTGTGGTGGGAGTCCTCTCGCAAGAACGAGTGTCCCGAGTGCCGCCAGAGGTGGGAGGGCTTTCCCAAAGTCAACATACTGCTGAG GCAACTGACAAGTTGTTCAGCGAGGCTGTGCAGCGGAGGCGAGCGGAGATCCACGACAACCCCAAAATCACCCGAATTCTACTGGCGTTTGAGAG ATATGGCGACAATCTGGGCAAGTCAAGGACCAAGCAGTACAAAGTGGTGGGCTTCGTCTTCTCTGCGGTCTTCGCCGTGCTCTTGTCTGTGGCG GTGTCGTTGCTGTTGTATCAGTGGAGCAGCAGCCATGAAGTGGAGCAAGAGGACCAGTTGGTCAGTCAGTCTGTGGTGCAATGGACGCCAGAAGAAATGATTTTCTGGCTGGAGCACTTGGGACCTGGACTGTCCAGCAAGTCCTTCCAGCCGGGCAGTCCCGATGACag GATGCTGATGTTGCTGGAGGAGAAGGAGTTGTTGAAGCCGCCTTACCACGTCCAAAATCAGGCTTACCGAGACGCCATTCTGACTGGACTGTATAGGCTTCAAACCCTAGAACGAAGACCTCAGAACCTGTGGGAATACAAG GCAGCCAATTCAGGGAAGTCTCTGTTCCTGCTCTACGCCATGAAGCGCTCCCCTCGCCTAACGCTTTTCTACTTGTACTTATTTGACTACTCGGAAACCTTCCTGCCCTTCTTGCACACCTGCTGCCCGTCCATTGCGCTTGCAAGTCAACCAGTGGAGAGCCTGCCCTCCAACGCACAG ACGGAACCCAACTGGCAACAGTGGAGTGAGTTCATGGTCAAGTACTTCCTGCTCCCATACCTGCTCATCGCTGAGTTTGCCTGGCATTGGCTGTCCGTCCACTACTGGAGCTCTTGCTTCGTCATCGTCCATGCTGTGCTGCTGTCAATGTTGGAGTGCTGCTCGCTGTGGAGACTTTGGACCACAGCTAGAATCAG gACACTCCCTGCTATGATGTGGAACCACGTGTGGACAAATTTGTCTCAGGGAATCGCCTTCGGGCTCATGTGGCCTCTGATGCCCCAGCTGGTTTGCAACTGCTTCTTCTACTGGGCCCTCTACGTCAGCCCCCTCATGAACATAGACCTGTTGGTGCACCAACTTAGGCACCCGGGAACGGCGATGCATTAA
- the LOC144020539 gene encoding bifunctional apoptosis regulator-like isoform X4 → MHGRNSPSRNLEGQEGDPSPSQSSKNDQISEQDFSCHCCFDVLVNPTTLTCGHNYCRHCLALWWESSRKNECPECRQRWEGFPKVNILLRQATDKLFSEAVQRRRAEIHDNPKITRILLAFERYGDNLGKSRTKQYKVVGFVFSAVFAVLLSVAVSLLLYQWSSSHEVEQEDQLVSQSVVQWTPEEMIFWLEHLGPGLSSKSFQPGSPDDRMLMLLEEKELLKPPYHVQNQAYRDAILTGLYRLQTLERRPQNLWEYKAANSGKSLFLLYAMKRSPRLTLFYLYLFDYSETFLPFLHTCCPSIALASQPVESLPSNAQTEPNWQQWSEFMVKYFLLPYLLIAEFAWHWLSVHYWSSCFVIVHAVLLSMLECCSLWRLWTTARIRTLPAMMWNHVWTNLSQGIAFGLMWPLMPQLVCNCFFYWALYVSPLMNIDLLVHQLRHPGTAMH, encoded by the exons ATGCATGGACGGAATTCACCATCTCGCAACCTGGAAGGACAGGAAGGAGACCCCTCCCCATCGCAGTCTTCCAAGAACGACCAAATCTCGGAGCAAGACTTCTCCTGCCACTGCTGCTTCGATGTCCTGGTGAACCCCACCACCTTGACCTGCGGCCACAACTACTGCCGCCACTGTCTGGCCCTGTGGTGGGAGTCCTCTCGCAAGAACGAGTGTCCCGAGTGCCGCCAGAGGTGGGAGGGCTTTCCCAAAGTCAACATACTGCTGAG ACAGGCAACTGACAAGTTGTTCAGCGAGGCTGTGCAGCGGAGGCGAGCGGAGATCCACGACAACCCCAAAATCACCCGAATTCTACTGGCGTTTGAGAG ATATGGCGACAATCTGGGCAAGTCAAGGACCAAGCAGTACAAAGTGGTGGGCTTCGTCTTCTCTGCGGTCTTCGCCGTGCTCTTGTCTGTGGCG GTGTCGTTGCTGTTGTATCAGTGGAGCAGCAGCCATGAAGTGGAGCAAGAGGACCAGTTGGTCAGTCAGTCTGTGGTGCAATGGACGCCAGAAGAAATGATTTTCTGGCTGGAGCACTTGGGACCTGGACTGTCCAGCAAGTCCTTCCAGCCGGGCAGTCCCGATGACag GATGCTGATGTTGCTGGAGGAGAAGGAGTTGTTGAAGCCGCCTTACCACGTCCAAAATCAGGCTTACCGAGACGCCATTCTGACTGGACTGTATAGGCTTCAAACCCTAGAACGAAGACCTCAGAACCTGTGGGAATACAAG GCAGCCAATTCAGGGAAGTCTCTGTTCCTGCTCTACGCCATGAAGCGCTCCCCTCGCCTAACGCTTTTCTACTTGTACTTATTTGACTACTCGGAAACCTTCCTGCCCTTCTTGCACACCTGCTGCCCGTCCATTGCGCTTGCAAGTCAACCAGTGGAGAGCCTGCCCTCCAACGCACAG ACGGAACCCAACTGGCAACAGTGGAGTGAGTTCATGGTCAAGTACTTCCTGCTCCCATACCTGCTCATCGCTGAGTTTGCCTGGCATTGGCTGTCCGTCCACTACTGGAGCTCTTGCTTCGTCATCGTCCATGCTGTGCTGCTGTCAATGTTGGAGTGCTGCTCGCTGTGGAGACTTTGGACCACAGCTAGAATCAG gACACTCCCTGCTATGATGTGGAACCACGTGTGGACAAATTTGTCTCAGGGAATCGCCTTCGGGCTCATGTGGCCTCTGATGCCCCAGCTGGTTTGCAACTGCTTCTTCTACTGGGCCCTCTACGTCAGCCCCCTCATGAACATAGACCTGTTGGTGCACCAACTTAGGCACCCGGGAACGGCGATGCATTAA